From the Manis javanica isolate MJ-LG chromosome 11, MJ_LKY, whole genome shotgun sequence genome, one window contains:
- the NCR3LG1 gene encoding natural cytotoxicity triggering receptor 3 ligand 1 isoform X1 — translation MDKAEGSAGRVWWAFAQLLVLGLWRTLPTAGVLEVEMAGTTQRVFQNDNATIFCKVSGSPHVDIRIMGITWFRKSLASEREMKLFEFFGNHQEAFRSGAVVLPRRLMKGDASLQLPRVQLWEAGEYRCEVVITPQKALGRVWLEVVAYPVSRLFLDQAMMKGNQKKHISCTSSGFYPKDINITWKKWTWKKPQYLEFSEGVNTTPAVKNEDGTFNITSFLSLNPSLEDNVTIYQCEIWHISLPASQRLNFTLTMIDSERTTVLYIILSVIGSVLPIGLLLLILFWFLQKR, via the exons ATGGACAAGGCCGAGGGGTCAGCCGGCCGCGTGTGGTGGGCCTTCGCGCAACTCCTGGTCCTCGGTCTGTGGCGCACGCTGCCCACCGCAG GTGTTCTGGAAGTGGAGATGGCAGGGACGACTCAGAGAGTATTCCAGAATGACAATGCCACCATCTTCTGCAAGGTGTCTGGTTCCCCACATGTGGACATCAGGATTATGGGTATCACCTGGTTTCGGAAGAGTCTGGCGTCTGAAAGAGAGATGAAACTATTTGAGTTTTTTGGAAACCATCAAGAGGCATTCCGATCCGGGGCCGTCGTGTTGCCGCGGAGGCTGATGAAGGGGGACGCCTCGTTGCAACTGCCACGAGTCCAGCTGTGGGAAGCAGGAGAGTATCGATGTGAGGTGGTGATCACCCCTCAGAAGGCACTGGGAAGAGTCTGGCTGGAGGTTGTCG CTTACCCGGTCAGCCGCTTATTCCTAGACCAAGCCATGATGAAAGGAAATcaaaagaaacacatttcatgTACATCAAGCGGGTTTTACCCAAAGGACATTAATATAACATGGAAAAAATGGACCTGGAAGAAACCCCAGTATCTGGAGTTTTCTGAGGGTGTCAACACTACTCCTGCCGTGAAGAATGAGGATGGTACATTTAATATCACTAGCTTCTTGAGCCTGAACCCCTCTCTGGAAGATAATGTGACCATCTACCAGTGTGAGATATGGCATATATCCTTGCCTGCCTCCCAGAGGCTCAACTTCACTCTGACTATGATAG aTTCAGAGCGTACAACTGTTTTGTACATCATTCTTTCCGTTATTGGATCTGTCTTGCCAATTGGActgcttttattaattttattttggtttcttcagAAAAGATAA
- the NCR3LG1 gene encoding natural cytotoxicity triggering receptor 3 ligand 1 isoform X2, with amino-acid sequence MDKAEGSAGRVWWAFAQLLVLGLWRTLPTAGVLEVEMAGTTQRVFQNDNATIFCKVSGSPHVDIRIMGITWFRKSLASEREMKLFEFFGNHQEAFRSGAVVLPRRLMKGDASLQLPRVQLWEAGEYRCEVVITPQKALGRVWLEVVDSTLNNFFVTPS; translated from the exons ATGGACAAGGCCGAGGGGTCAGCCGGCCGCGTGTGGTGGGCCTTCGCGCAACTCCTGGTCCTCGGTCTGTGGCGCACGCTGCCCACCGCAG GTGTTCTGGAAGTGGAGATGGCAGGGACGACTCAGAGAGTATTCCAGAATGACAATGCCACCATCTTCTGCAAGGTGTCTGGTTCCCCACATGTGGACATCAGGATTATGGGTATCACCTGGTTTCGGAAGAGTCTGGCGTCTGAAAGAGAGATGAAACTATTTGAGTTTTTTGGAAACCATCAAGAGGCATTCCGATCCGGGGCCGTCGTGTTGCCGCGGAGGCTGATGAAGGGGGACGCCTCGTTGCAACTGCCACGAGTCCAGCTGTGGGAAGCAGGAGAGTATCGATGTGAGGTGGTGATCACCCCTCAGAAGGCACTGGGAAGAGTCTGGCTGGAGGTTGTCG
- the NCR3LG1 gene encoding natural cytotoxicity triggering receptor 3 ligand 1 isoform X3, whose translation MDKAEGSAGRVWWAFAQLLVLGLWRTLPTAGVLEVEMAGTTQRVFQNDNATIFCKVSGSPHVDIRIMGITWFRKSLASEREMKLFEFFGNHQEAFRSGAVVLPRRLMKGDASLQLPRVQLWEAGEYRCEVVITPQKALGRVWLEVVVGPQT comes from the exons ATGGACAAGGCCGAGGGGTCAGCCGGCCGCGTGTGGTGGGCCTTCGCGCAACTCCTGGTCCTCGGTCTGTGGCGCACGCTGCCCACCGCAG GTGTTCTGGAAGTGGAGATGGCAGGGACGACTCAGAGAGTATTCCAGAATGACAATGCCACCATCTTCTGCAAGGTGTCTGGTTCCCCACATGTGGACATCAGGATTATGGGTATCACCTGGTTTCGGAAGAGTCTGGCGTCTGAAAGAGAGATGAAACTATTTGAGTTTTTTGGAAACCATCAAGAGGCATTCCGATCCGGGGCCGTCGTGTTGCCGCGGAGGCTGATGAAGGGGGACGCCTCGTTGCAACTGCCACGAGTCCAGCTGTGGGAAGCAGGAGAGTATCGATGTGAGGTGGTGATCACCCCTCAGAAGGCACTGGGAAGAGTCTGGCTGGAGGTTGTCG